The following are encoded in a window of Peromyscus eremicus chromosome 12, PerEre_H2_v1, whole genome shotgun sequence genomic DNA:
- the Cpn2 gene encoding carboxypeptidase N subunit 2, with product MFPGAWLCWASLLLLTRPTQPCPMGCDCFDREVFCSDKQLVTIPLDIPSRVTDIVFVETAFTTVGTRAFSGSRNLTKVVFLNTRVRHLEPDAFGGLPWLEDLEITGSPFSNLSADIFSNLGSLEKLTLDFDRLVALPEDLFHHMDNLESLQLQGNQLQTLPGRLFQSLRYLRVLNLEQNLLSKLPEGLFQSLISLQTLKLSNNMLARLPEGLLDDLGSLQELFLDSNVITELSPHVFSQLFSLEKLWVQHNAISQLPGSVFSSLHNLTFLNVQGNALQTLPADLFTHNPGLLHLSLSYNQLETIAQGTFANLSRLASLTLAHNAITHLPRDVFRDLRRLVKLFLNSNNLTTLHPALFQNLSRLEVLNLSKNQLTVLPEGIFDTNYDLFNLALFGNPWQCDCHLAYLASWLRLYSDQLFNTHTYCAGPAYLKGQLVPSLKQEQLVCSVIPGHLGFPALGALGDREPVGSWDLAVEGRAAHSQCTYSNPEGTVVLACQEAQCRWLRIQLSSRGGSDSPAMAYNSSHGWELRSTCGSMRVTVTIEAQAAGP from the coding sequence ATGTTCCCTGGAGCCTGGTTGTGCTGGGCCTCACTCCTGCTCCTGACCAGGCCCACCCAGCCTTGCCCTATGGGCTGTGACTGCTTCGACAGAGAGGTATTCTGCTCAGACAAGCAGCTGGTCACCATCCCACTGGACATCCCCTCACGTGTCACAGACATTGTCTTTGTGGAGACTGCCTTCACCACGGTGGGGACCAGAGCTTTCAGCGGCAGCCGCAACCTGACCAAGGTGGTCTTCCTCAACACTCGGGTCCGTCACCTGGAGCCCGATGCCTTTGGGGGACTGCCCTGGCTGGAGGACCTGGAGATCACAGGCAGCCCCTTCTCCAACCTCAGTGCTGACATCTTTTCTAACCTGGGCTCACTGGAGAAGCTCACCTTGGACTTCGACAGGCTGGTGGCTCTGCCTGAGGACCTCTTCCATCACATGGACAACCTGGAGTCCCTTCAGCTTCAGGGAAACCAGCTCCAGACCCTGCCCGGGAGATTATTCCAGTCCCTGAGGTATCTAAGAGTCCTCAACCTGGAGCAGAaccttctgagcaagctccccgAGGGGCTGTTCCAGTCACTCATCAGCCTGCAGACCCTGAAGCTGAGTAACAACATGCTTGCCAGGCTCCCCGAGGGCTTGCTGGACGATCTGGGCAGCCTGCAGGAGCTCTTTCTGGACAGCAATGTCATCACGGAGCTGTCCCCACACGTGTTCTCACAGCTTTTCAGCCTGGAGAAGCTCTGGGTGCAGCACAATGCCATCAGCCAGCTGCCGGGCTCCGTCTTCTCCTCGCTGCACAACCTGACCTTCCTAAACGTGCAGGGCAATGCGCTGCAGACCCTGCCTGCCGATCTCTTCACCCACAACCCAGGGCTGCTTCACCTGTCCCTGTCCTACAACCAGCTGGAGACCATCGCCCAGGGGACCTTTGCCAACCTGTCCCGCCTCGCTTCCCTCACGCTCGCGCACAATGCCATCACCCACCTCCCCCGGGATGTCTTCAGGGACCTCAGGCGGCTGGTCAAGCTCTTTCTGAACAGCAACAACTTGACGACCTTGCACCCAGCCCTCTTTCAGAACCTGTCCAGGCTTGAGGTGCTCAACTTGTCTAAGAATCAGCTGACGGTGCTCCCCGAGGGCATCTTTGACACCAACTATGACCTCTTCAACCTGGCCTTGTTCGGCAACCCCTGGCAGTGTGACTGTCACCTAGCCTACCTGGCCAGCTGGCTCCGCCTCTACAGTGACCAGCTCTTCAACACCCATACCTACTGCGCAGGCCCAGCCTACCTCAAGGGCCAGCTGGTGCCCAGCTTGAAACAGGAGCAGCTAGTGTGTTCTGTCATCCCGGGCCACTTGGGCTTCCCGGCCCTGGGGGCGCTGGGTGACAGGGAGCCAGTGGGCAGTTGGGATCTGGCAGTGGAGGGGAGGGCAGCCCACAGTCAGTGTACCTACAGCAACCCCGAGGGCACCGTGGTGCTTGCCTGCCAGGAGGCCCAGTGTCGCTGGCTGAGAATCCAGCTGTCTTCCAGGGGAGGCTCGGACTCCCCGGCAATGGCCTACAACTCCAGTCACGGGTGGGAGTTGAGGTCAACCTGCGGCTCCATGAGGGTCACTGTGACTATCGAGGCTCAGGCTGCTGGGCCCTAG